The genomic stretch TTGGCAATCGCCTGCAAGGTGTCGCCACTGCGCGCGACCAGCACCAGCCGGGCACCTTCGCGCGCCGCGGCTTGGGCAGTCGCCAGGCCGATGCCGCTAGAGGCCCCGGTGATGACGATGACTTGTTGGCTCAGGGCCTGATGCTGGACATGCGACATGGCGGTCTCCCGGAAGTGTTCAGAGCTTGAGGGACGGGCAACGCCTGTACCCGATGCCGGGCGTCGGAAAGGTGACGAGGCTCAAGTGACGCCGACGCCGACGGCGCACAGTCGCCCGGTGGAAGTCAGACGCCGCCGCGGCCGCGACGCATCGGCCGCATGGGGGTCCAACCGGAGCAACCCATGGACTATCGAACCATCCTCGTTCACCTCGACGACAGCGTGCGGTCCGCCGTGCGGGGTCGGCTCGCCGCCAAACTGGCGCTGCAGCATGAAGCCCATCTGATCGGGTTGGCGCCGAGCGGGCTCGTCAACCTGCCCGGCCAGGCCGGCGCCGATTTCATGCACCTGTCGTTGAAACAGCTGCGCGAGCGAGCGCAGGCCGTTGCCGAAGGCTTTCGGCAGCAGGCGACCGGCTTCGGCGTGGCCTCCTGTGAAGCCAGGGCGCTGGAAGCGGACCCCTTGCCCGCCACCGTGATGCAGGGCCGCTGCAGCGACCTGGTGGTGGTGGGGCAGAGCGGCCCCGGGCGAATCGACCAGCCGATCCCGCGCGACTTTCCGCAGCTCGTGTTGTTGCACGTCGGCCGACCGGTGCTGATCGTGCCCAATGTCGGCGAATGGAGTTCGGTCGCGCGCCGGGTCCTCGTCGCCTGGAATCCCAGCCGGGAATGTGCACGTGCCCTGCATGACGCGCTACCGCTGCTGCGGCGCGCCGAGCAGGTGCATCTGCTGTTCCTCGACCGACCTCAGGACGAGCACGACGCCGGGCGCTTGCAGTTCGAGCAGGTGCGTCCCGCGCTCGAACGTCATGGCGTCACGCTGCAGGCGCGGGTGGTGCTGACGCAGGTGGACGCGGGCAATGCCTTGCTCGCCGAGGCCGCCGACCTGGGCGCCGATTTGCTGGTGATGGGCGGCTATGGTCACTCGCGGCTGGCCGAGTTCGTGCTCGGCGGCACCACCCGGACCGTGTTGAAGCAAATGAATCTGCCGGTGCTGATGTCGCACTGACAGTGCCGCCGCGATGATGCTGCCCACCGTCCGTCCGCCACCCCTTCGGCGTCGATGCCGGCGCCCCGACTCAGGCCGGGCCGTTGGACGCCGAGGGCGCCGCGCGTGGGACGCGGCCGCGCGGGTCGGCGGCCTTCCAGGGCCGGGCCGGTGCCTGGGGCCTTTCCCATGGCGCGGCGGGTTCGTGG from Caldimonas brevitalea encodes the following:
- a CDS encoding universal stress protein: MDYRTILVHLDDSVRSAVRGRLAAKLALQHEAHLIGLAPSGLVNLPGQAGADFMHLSLKQLRERAQAVAEGFRQQATGFGVASCEARALEADPLPATVMQGRCSDLVVVGQSGPGRIDQPIPRDFPQLVLLHVGRPVLIVPNVGEWSSVARRVLVAWNPSRECARALHDALPLLRRAEQVHLLFLDRPQDEHDAGRLQFEQVRPALERHGVTLQARVVLTQVDAGNALLAEAADLGADLLVMGGYGHSRLAEFVLGGTTRTVLKQMNLPVLMSH